A genomic region of Manihot esculenta cultivar AM560-2 chromosome 15, M.esculenta_v8, whole genome shotgun sequence contains the following coding sequences:
- the LOC110602298 gene encoding acyl-CoA-binding domain-containing protein 6, with translation MFGFTRRRMKLGRVKKVQLSDSTLVTRSPVRPQKRTNNPTSEGIISSTSHSDELDCQCSSAPPETNNASSGNSDNWMVLSISGDKPTPRFNHAATVIGNKMIVVGGESGSGLLDDVQVLNFDQFTWTAISSKLYLSPSSLPLKIPACKGHSLVSWGKKALLIGGKMDPASDRISVWAFDMETECWSIMEAKGDVPVARSGHTVVRASSVLILFGGEDAKRRKLNDLHMFDLKTLTWLPLHCTGTGPSPRSNHVAALCDDKMLLIFGGASKSRTLNDLYSLDFETMVWSRIKKRGFHPSPRAGCCGVLCGSKWYIAGGGSRKKRLSETLVFDILKVEWSVAFASPPSSITTNKGFSLVLVQHKEKDFLVAFGGSKKEPTNQVEVMGMVKNDSSINRQSAASKDTGPMLFGKQSSSMGQATQLSTGSSQRSVESLARQNLASVVEQHGSGRKSLSETHANPNSVSGNASLRKQFHEEHSTAVKVAKNSEDGTLSSLVMEHRMNQSDLSIQTNLSIGKIIAEENSSVFESENFNSQNQGIRNHLSDNEDGLVPETDGMTGGAHSSMYQLYETKIAALIRKNEVLEGQLAAALSSRETAEKNLSSVTKSKQEMEKRLADTLREVDLLKEKLASVELAQEEANSLSNIVHSDNVRLEHDVAFLKAVLDDTQKELHSTRGVLTGERARAFQLQVEVFHLKQRLQSMENRVPTPRKPFNV, from the exons ATGTTTGGTTTCACTCGCAGACGCATGAAGCTTGGCAG AGTGAAGAAGGTACAACTCTCCGATTCAACACTTGTAACTAGAAGTCCTGTTAGACCCCAGAAGCGAACTAACAATCCCACT AGTGAAGGTATCATCTCTTCAACTAGTCATTCTGATGAGCTCGATTGTCAGTGCTCATCCGCTCCACCTGAGACTAATAACGCATCATCCGGGAACTCTGATAACTGGATGGTGCTGTCAATATCTGGGGACAAACCAACCCCTCGTTTCAAT CATGCTGCAACTGTGATTGGTAACAAGATGATTGTGGTTGGTGGTGAGTCTGGAAGTGGATTGTTAGATGACGTGCAG GTGCTTAATTTTGATCAATTTACCTGGACTGCAATTTCATCAAAGCTTTACTTGTCACCAAGCAGCTTGCCATTAAAGATTCCAGCATGCAAGGGCCACAGTCTG GTTTCATGGGGGAAGAAGGCACTTCTAATTGGAGGAAAAATGGATCCAGCGAGTGATAGAATTTCAG TATGGGCATTTGATATGGAAACAGAGTGTTGGTCAATTATGGAAGCGAAGGGAGATGTGCCG GTTGCTCGCAGTGGTCATACTGTAGTCAGGGCAAGCTccgttttaattttatttggggGTGAAGATGCTAAAAGGAGGAAGCTAAATGATCTACATATGTTTGATCTGAAGACTTTAACATGGCTCCCTTTACATTGCAC AGGAACAGGACCATCTCCAAGATCCAACCATGTGGCTGCTCTTTGTGATGATAAAATGCTACTTATATTTGGAGGAGCATCAAAGTCACGGACTTTGAATGACTTGTATTCACTTGACTTCGAAACG ATGGTTTGGTCAAGAATAAAGAAACGAGGTTTCCATCCATCTCCTAGGGCTGGTTGCTGTGGAGTATTATGCGGATCTAAATGGTACATAGCAGGAGGGGGTAGCAGAAAAAAGA GACTCTCAGAAACTTTggtttttgatattttgaaaGTGGAGTGGTCTGTGGCCTTTGCATCGCCCCCATCTTCTATTACGACAAACAAG GGATTTAGCTTGGTGCTTGTGCAACACAAAGAGAAGGATTTTCTTGTTGCATTTGGAGGATCTAAAAAGGAGCCAACAAATCAG GTTGAAGTAATGGGCATGGTTAAGAATGACTCATCCATAAATCGACAATCTGCTGCTAGTAAAGATACTGGCCCAATGTTGTTTGGAAAGCAGTCATCTTCCATGGGGCAGGCTACACAACTTAGTACTGGCTCTTCCCAACGTTCAGTTGAATCCCTTGCAAGACAAAATTTAGCGTCTGTAGTTGAGCAGCATGGTTCAGGTAGAAAATCTTTATCAGAGACACACGCAAATCCCAATTCTGTTTCTGGAAATGCTTCACTGCGCAAGCAATTTCATGAAGAACATAGCACAGCTGTTAAGGTGGCAAAGAATTCAGAAGATGGAACTTTATCATCTCTG GTGATGGAACACCGAATGAATCAATCTGATTTGTCTATTCAAACTAACTTATCCATAGGTAAAATTATTGCAGAAGAGAATTCTTCTGTATTTGAATCTGAAAATTTTAACTCCCAAAACCAAGGAATTAGGAACCATCTCAGTGATAATGAGGATGGATTAGTACCAGAAACTGATGGTATGACGGGAGGGGCTCATTCAAGCATGTATCAATTATATGAAACAAAAATAGCTGCTCTGATAAGAAAGAATGAGGTTCTAGAAGGACAACTAGCTGCTGCATTGTCAAGTCGAGAAACAGCAGAGAAAAATCTATCCTCTGTTACGAAGAGTAAACAAGAGATGGAGAAAAGGCTGGCAGACACACTAAGGGAAGTGGATTTGCTGAAAGAGAAGCTAGCTAGTGTAGAGCTAGCCCAAGAAGAGGCCAACAGCTTATCAAATATTGTCCATTCTGATAACGTAAGGCTTGAACACGACGTGGCTTTCCTTAAGGCAGTTTTGGATGATACACAAAAG GAGCTGCATTCAACTAGGGGAGTCCTTACAGGGGAAAGGGCCAGAGCATTCCAACTCCAG
- the LOC110601740 gene encoding serine/threonine-protein kinase PBL27: MGGCFPCFGSSNKEGSGGGAVKEVAKKDSVKEGSVALSHHVGRVSSDKSKSQNGSDPKKEPAIPKDGPTANIAAQTFTFKELAAATKNFRPECLLGEGGFGRVYKGRLESTGQIVAVKQLDRNGLQGNREFLVEVLMLSLLHHPNLVNLIGYCADGDQRLLVYEFMPLGSLEDHLHDLPPDKEPLDWNTRMKIAAGAAKGLEYLHDKANPPVIYRDLKSSNILLDESYHPKLSDFGLAKLGPVGDKTHVSTRVMGTYGYCAPEYAMTGQLTLKSDVYSFGVVFLELITGRKAIDNNRAPGEHNLVAWARPLFKDRRKFPKMADPFLQGRYPMRGLYQALAVAAMCLQEQAATRPLIGDVVTALTYLASQTYDPNTANQSNRVGPSTPRNRDDPRGMADGLDSPGEHQHGGQHGSPHKNSSDYRKRDAARELSTGSELRRSETGGGSGPKWGLDDYERQDSQRDGSVNSSRARETPRNRDLDRERAVAAAKVWGENWRDKKRANAQGSFDGTNE, from the exons ATGGGTGGGTGTTTTCCTTGTTTTGGATCATCAAACAAGGAGGGTAGTGGTGGTGGTGCCGTCAAAGAAGTTGCCAAGAAGGATTCGGTCAAAGAAGGCTCAGTCGCCCTGTCTCATCATGTTGGTAGAGTTAGCTCAg ACAAGTCAAAATCTCAAAATGGTTCTGATCCTAAGAAGGAGCCAGCAATTCCTAAAGATGGACCAACTGCTAATATTGCAGCACAAACATTTACATTCAAAGAGCTTGCTGCTGCAACAAAGAACTTCAGACCCGAGTGTCTGTTGGGTGAAGGGGGCTTTGGACGTGTTTATAAAGGTCGTTTGGAGAGCACTGGACAG ATAGTTGCTGTAAAACAGCTGGATCGGAATGGCCTTCAAGGTAATAGGGAATTTCTCGTGGAGGTTCTAATGCTCAGCCTCCTGCACCATCCCAACCTCGTTAATTTGATTGGTTATTGTGCTGATGGGGATCAACGCCTCcttgtttatgagtttatgccACTGGGATCTTTGGAGGATCACTTGCATG ATCTTCCACCAGACAAGGAGCCTCTGGACTGGAACACGAGGATGAAGATTGCAGCTGGTGCAGCTAAGGGGTTAGAGTACTTACATGACAAAGCAAACCCACCTGTCATTTACCGAGACTTGAAATCATCCAACATCCTTCTCGATGAGAGCTATCACCCAAAGTTATCTGATTTTGGACTTGCAAAGTTGGGTCCTGTTGGTGACAAGACTCATGTCTCTACACGGGTGATGGGAACATATGGTTATTGTGCCCCTGAGTATGCTATGACTGGTCAACTTACTTTAAAATCTGATGTCTATAGTTTTGGAGTTGTCTTTCTTGAACTCATCACTGGGCGCAAGGCCATTGACAACAACCGTGCTCCTGGAGAGCATAATCTTGTCGCAtgg GCACGGCCACTTTTCAAGGATCGTAGGAAGTTTCCCAAAATGGCTGATCCATTTCTTCAAGGTCGTTATCCAATGCGAGGATTATATCAAGCTCTTGCAGTGGCAGCAATGTGCTTGCAAGAACAAGCAGCCACAAGGCCTTTAATAGGCGATGTTGTGACTGCACTCACTTACTTAGCTTCCCAAACATATGACCCTAATACTGCCAATCAAAGTAACAGAGTTGGGCCATCTACTCCTAGGAACAGGGACGATCCAAGGGGGATGGCAGATGGGCTGGATAGCCCCGGTGAGCACCAACACGGTGGGCAGCATGGCTCTCCTCATAAAAATTCATCTGATTATAGAAAGCGTGATGCTGCCAGGGAATTAAGCACTGGCTCAGAGTTACGAAGGAGCGAGACTGGTGGTGGGTCTGGCCCTAAATGGGGTTTGGATGATTATGAGAGACAGGACTCTCAAAGAGATGGCTCAGTAAATAGCAGCAGAGCAAGGGAAACTCCCAGGAATCGTGATTTAGATAGAGAGCGTGCAGTAGCAGCAGCAAAAGTTTGGGGTGAAAATTGGAGAGACAAGAAGCGGGCAAATGCACAGGGTAGCTTTGATGGTACAAATGAGTGA
- the LOC110602362 gene encoding monothiol glutaredoxin-S2: MDRVTQLASERAVVIFSRSTCCMCHAIKTLLCDFGVNPTVHELDEIPRGREIEQALSRLGSPTLPAVFIGGILVGGANEVMSLHLNRSLIPMLRRAGALWV; the protein is encoded by the coding sequence ATGGATAGAGTTACGCAATTGGCATCAGAGAGGGCAGTGGTGATATTTAGCAGGAGCACTTGTTGCATGTGCCATGCCATAAAGACCCTGTTGTGTGACTTTGGAGTGAACCCGACGGTGCATGAGCTGGATGAGATACCTAGAGGAAGGGAAATAGAACAAGCACTGTCGAGACTTGGTTCCCCAACCCTGCCGGCGGTGTTCATTGGCGGTATACTTGTGGGTGGAGCCAATGAGGTCATGAGTCTTCACCTTAATCGCTCCTTAATCCCAATGCTTAGACGCGCTGGGGCATTATGggtttga
- the LOC110602361 gene encoding monothiol glutaredoxin-S10, giving the protein MDRVAKLASQKAVVIFSKSSCCMCHAIKRLFYEQGVSPAIYELDEDPRGKEMEWALMRLGCNPSVPAVFIGGKFVGSANTIMTLHLNGSLKKLLREAGAIWL; this is encoded by the coding sequence ATGGACCGAGTAGCCAAGTTGGCATCACAGAAGGCGGTAGTGATCTTCAGCAAAAGCTCCTGCTGCATGTGCCATGCAATCAAGAGGCTGTTCTATGAACAAGGGGTGAGCCCTGCAATTTATGAGCTTGATGAGGATCCAAGAGGGAAGGAAATGGAATGGGCTCTTATGAGATTAGGTTGCAACCCTTCAGTTCCTGCAGTGTTCATTGGGGGCAAATTTGTAGGCTCTGCTAATACTATCATGACCCTTCATCTTAATGGTTCTCTGAAGAAATTGCTCAGGGAAGCTGGAGCTATTTGGCTTTAG